One segment of Nitrospirota bacterium DNA contains the following:
- a CDS encoding sodium:proton antiporter: protein MEPVSTIEIAKQTLMSIGIILAVGAFCGFLAQKIKVPDIVIFLLVGIVLGPEMTSVIDIKADSVLNQIILIFGSCYILFDGGASLRLRVLKEVWITIVVIATVGVIITGGITAVAAYYAFGVPVIVALLLGATIASTDPATLVPIFKQVKIKDRVAQTVMSESAFNDAMGAIVTFAVLAVAMGTSEFSLQRSLISLVKESVLGILTGGILGYAAAWLIAHEKYAFLEEYAPVVTLMAVIGSYLGADGLHASGFMAVFVFGIVLGNKDAFGFRIEEGEDEKLEEYILTTAFIMRMFIFILLGSQVNFALMNKYLAGGAVVITVFMLIARPVTVFLCAVPDRRAKWSMNEMLFMCWTRETGVIPAALAGMLVGMKAPGSEMIASVTFIAIMMTILIQASTTKLLAKKLGLLA, encoded by the coding sequence ATGGAACCAGTTTCAACAATTGAAATTGCAAAACAGACGCTTATGTCAATCGGTATTATTCTTGCCGTTGGAGCATTCTGTGGTTTTCTTGCCCAGAAAATCAAAGTGCCGGATATTGTTATTTTTCTGCTGGTCGGCATTGTGCTTGGCCCTGAAATGACCAGCGTGATCGACATCAAGGCCGATTCGGTCCTGAACCAGATCATCCTCATCTTCGGCTCCTGCTACATCCTTTTTGACGGGGGTGCATCGCTGAGGCTCAGGGTGCTGAAAGAGGTCTGGATCACGATTGTCGTGATTGCAACGGTCGGCGTCATTATTACCGGCGGCATAACTGCGGTTGCCGCATATTATGCCTTTGGCGTACCGGTCATCGTTGCACTGCTTCTGGGCGCCACCATTGCCTCAACAGACCCTGCAACCCTGGTCCCGATCTTCAAGCAGGTAAAGATAAAAGATCGTGTGGCCCAGACCGTCATGTCAGAGTCTGCCTTTAACGACGCGATGGGCGCGATCGTAACGTTTGCGGTGCTTGCTGTGGCCATGGGTACCTCGGAATTCTCGCTCCAGCGGTCCCTGATTTCTCTCGTCAAGGAATCGGTCCTCGGCATTCTGACCGGCGGTATTCTCGGCTATGCTGCTGCCTGGCTTATTGCGCATGAGAAATATGCATTCCTTGAAGAATATGCGCCGGTGGTAACCCTGATGGCAGTCATCGGTTCTTATCTCGGTGCTGACGGTCTTCATGCCAGCGGTTTTATGGCTGTCTTTGTCTTTGGCATTGTTCTTGGGAACAAGGATGCCTTCGGTTTCAGGATTGAAGAGGGCGAGGACGAGAAACTGGAGGAATACATCCTTACCACGGCGTTTATCATGAGGATGTTCATCTTTATCCTTCTTGGCAGCCAGGTCAACTTCGCCCTGATGAACAAATATCTGGCAGGAGGAGCTGTTGTCATTACGGTATTCATGCTTATTGCAAGGCCGGTGACGGTCTTTCTCTGCGCGGTTCCTGACAGAAGGGCGAAATGGAGCATGAACGAGATGCTCTTTATGTGCTGGACGCGCGAAACGGGAGTCATACCTGCTGCGCTTGCAGGCATGCTGGTCGGCATGAAAGCCCCCGGCTCCGAGATGATCGCCTCTGTCACGTTTATTGCAATTATGATGACAATACTGATACAGGCTTCGACAACCAAGCTTCTTGCAAAAAAACTCGGTCTTCTGGCTTAG
- a CDS encoding sigma-54-dependent Fis family transcriptional regulator: MAERLLLVEDEETLRESLKRVFIREGYDVEAAPDAESALGFLEDRSYDLIITDIILPGIDGIELLKRCREQNPEQLIIVMTAFASLETAVEALRGGAYDYIIKPIIHEEIKRISKNALRERALRTENVILKKQIGQRYDFEHIIGQSKTVLSLIEEIKKLADAKSNVLLLGDTGTGKELFARSIHYSSSRKDKPFIPINCSAIPDNLLESELFGYMKGAFTGAVSNKRGLFEEADGGTIFLDEIGDLSQQLQAKLLRVIDDREIRPLGGVQSKRVDIRLITATNRDLAKTVAEGSFREDLFYRINVIRLELPPLRERKDDILVLARHFLEKYAQEIGREVRRIDDAAAKILVEYHWPGNVRELQNIIERAVLITDGPALLAEHLPESVKNVHHFILSSLDKALSIEDYTKEFITVYQSRHNEQELASMLGITRKSLWEKRKRWEISRK; this comes from the coding sequence ATGGCTGAGCGGCTGCTGCTTGTTGAAGACGAGGAAACGCTTCGCGAGTCTCTTAAACGCGTCTTTATCCGTGAGGGTTATGATGTTGAGGCGGCTCCTGATGCCGAGTCAGCGCTCGGCTTTCTCGAGGACCGCTCCTATGATCTTATCATTACCGATATTATTCTGCCCGGAATCGACGGTATCGAACTGCTGAAGCGCTGCAGGGAGCAGAACCCTGAGCAGCTGATCATCGTCATGACCGCCTTTGCTTCCCTTGAAACTGCGGTTGAAGCCTTACGGGGTGGGGCATATGACTATATTATTAAGCCTATTATCCATGAAGAGATTAAACGCATATCGAAAAATGCCCTGCGGGAGCGGGCGCTCAGAACGGAAAACGTCATCCTTAAAAAACAGATCGGGCAGCGGTATGATTTCGAACATATAATCGGTCAGAGCAAGACTGTCTTATCCCTGATCGAAGAGATTAAAAAACTTGCCGATGCGAAAAGCAATGTCCTTCTGTTAGGCGATACCGGAACCGGCAAAGAACTGTTCGCCCGGTCGATCCATTACAGCAGTTCCCGCAAGGATAAACCGTTCATCCCTATCAACTGCAGTGCCATCCCTGACAACCTGCTTGAGTCGGAACTCTTTGGATATATGAAGGGTGCTTTTACCGGGGCGGTATCGAATAAACGGGGGCTTTTTGAAGAGGCTGACGGCGGCACGATCTTTCTGGATGAGATCGGAGACCTTAGTCAGCAGCTGCAGGCAAAGCTTCTGAGGGTTATCGATGACCGGGAGATCAGGCCGCTTGGCGGTGTTCAGAGCAAAAGAGTCGACATCAGACTCATTACCGCAACAAACCGCGATCTGGCAAAGACGGTTGCTGAGGGGTCGTTTCGGGAGGACCTTTTCTACCGGATCAACGTTATCAGACTGGAACTGCCTCCGCTGAGGGAGCGGAAAGATGATATTCTTGTCCTGGCCCGCCACTTTTTAGAAAAATATGCCCAGGAAATTGGGAGGGAAGTGCGCAGGATCGACGATGCTGCTGCAAAGATTCTCGTTGAATATCACTGGCCGGGCAATGTTCGCGAGCTGCAGAATATCATCGAAAGGGCGGTCCTGATCACCGATGGGCCTGCACTTCTCGCTGAGCACCTGCCTGAGAGCGTAAAAAATGTCCATCATTTTATCTTGAGTTCCCTCGACAAGGCTCTCTCCATTGAAGATTACACGAAAGAATTTATAACGGTGTACCAGAGCAGGCATAATGAGCAGGAGCTTGCCTCTATGCTTGGAATAACCAGGAAATCGCTTTGGGAAAAAAGAAAGCGCTGGGAAATATCCAGAAAGTAG